In Pseudonocardia sp. DSM 110487, the sequence CGACATGCTGCACGCCGCGGGCCTGTCCCCGGCTGCCATGCGCCGCGCGGCGCCCGCGTGGCGGGCGATGCGCACCGAGGTGCTCGGCGGGCAGTACCTGGACGTGCTGCACCAGTCCACGGGCGACACGTCCGTGCGGGCCGCCCTGCAGATCGACCGCTACAAGACCGCCGCCTACACCGTCGAGCGGCCGCTGCACCTCGGGGCCGCGATCGCGGACGCGCCACCGGAGTTGGTGAGCGCCTACCGCCGGTTCGGCGCCGACATCGGCGTCGCGTTCCAGCTGCGCGACGACCTGCTCGGCGTGTTCGGTGACCCTGAGGTCACGGGCAAGCCCGCAGGCGACGACCTGCGCGAGGGCAAGCGCACGCTGCTCGTGGCCGTCGCGATCGAGCGGGCGGAGCAGCGGGGGCAGCAGGACGCGCGCCAGGCCATCCTGGAGGCCGTCGGCGACCCCGGGCTCGACGACGCGGGCGTCGAACGGGTGCGCGGGCTGCTCACCGAGCTCGGCGCCGTGCAGGCGGTCGAGCAGCGCATCGCCGCGCTCACCGGCTCCGCGCTCGACGCGCTGTCGGCGGCCGACGTCGCAGAGCCCGCCGCGTCGCAGCTCGCCGAGCTGGCGGTGACGGCCACGCGGCGACGCAGTTGACCGGGGTACGCAGTTGACGTACCGCGTCCCCGGACGCACCGACCACGTCGTGGTCGTCGGCGCCGGGCTCGCTGGGCTCTCCACCGCGCTCCACCTGCTCGGTGCGGGCAGGCAGGTGACCGTGCTGGAACGCGCCGATCACCCTGGCGGGCGGGCCGGGCGGCTCGACCTGCGCTCGCCGCACGGGACCTACCACGCCGACCCGGGTCCGACGGTGCTCACGATGCCCGAGCTGCTCGACGAGGCGTTCGCAGCCGTCGGTGAGAAGCGCGACGAGCGCCTCGACCTCGTGCGGCTCGACCCGGCCTACCGCGCCCGCTTCGCCGACGGCTCCACGATCCACGTGCGCACCGACGCCCATGCGATGGCCGAGGAGGTCCGCACGACCTGCGGCCCGGCGGCGGCCGCCGGGTACGAGCGGATGCGGGCGTGGCTCACCAGGCTCTACGAGGTGGAGATCGACCGGTTCATCGGCGCCAACCACGACTCGCCGCTTGGTCTCGTCGGCCCCGACCTCGCCCGGCTCGCGGCGCTCGGCGGCTTCGCCCGGCTCGGCCCGCGCGTGGCCCGGATGCTGCCCGACGAGAGGCTGCAGCGGATCTTCTCGTTCCAGTCGCTGTACGCGGGCGTGCCGCCGCACCGTGCGCTCGGCGCGTACGGCGTGATCGCCTACATGGACACGATCGCGGGCGTGTACTTCCCCCGCGGCGGGATGCGGCGGGTCGCCCAGTCGCTGGCCGACGCCGCCGTCGCCGCGGGCGCAATGATCCACTACGGCCGCGCCGCCACCGGTCTGGAACGGCGCGGCGGGCGCGTCACCGCGGTCCGGCACACCGGCGCGGAGGGCGGCGAACGCCTGCCCTGCGACGCGGTCGTGCTCACCCCCGACCTGCCGGTGGTGCACGACCTGATCGGGCGGGCGCCGCGCCGACCGGTGCCGCTGCGCTGGTCGCCGAGCGCGGTCGTGCTGCACGCCGGGCTGCGCACGCCGCGCCCGGAGCTCGCCCATCACACGATCTCGTTCGGCGCGGCATGGCGCCGGACGTTCCGGGAGATCATCGACGATGGCAGGCTGATGAGCGACCCGTCGCTGCTGGTCACCCGCCCCACGGCCACCGACCCAGCGCTCGCTCCCGCCGGATCGGAGCTGCTCTACGTGCTGGCACCGTGCCCGAACCTCGCGCATGGCGGCATCGACTGGGCCCGCGTCGGCCCCGCCTACCGCGACGAGCTGCTCGCCGTCCTCGCGGACCGCGGGATGGAGCTACGGGCGGACCTCGACGTCACCAGCCTGGTGACACCCGCGGACTGGGCCGCGGCCGGACACGCCGCTGGCACCCCGTTCTCGGCCGCCCACACGCTCGCGCAGACCGGACCGTTCCGCCCGCGCAACCTCGTCCGTGGGCTGGAGAACGCCGTCCTCGCGGGCTGCGGCACCACCCCGGGCGTCGGCATCCCGCCGGTACTGATCTCCGGGCGGCTCGCCGCACAGCGCATCACGGGTGCCGCCCACCGGCGGTATACGCGGGCGCGCAGGGTACCCACCGGGGGCTGACATCGGTCATGCGAGCATGGATCGCGTCATGAAGCCACCATCACCGGTCGACGGGTCGACGCTCCCCGACACGGCAGCGGAACGCGCAGCCGCGCCAAGCGGCGCGCCCGACATCCTCGACGTGCCGCCCCCCGTCGAACCCGCTCCCGCCGTACGGCGATCGTGGCGTGATCAGTTGGGGCACCCGGCCAGCCAGCCGCTGCTACTCGGGTTCACCGCCGCGCTGATGCTGCTCATCGGCGGTTTCGGCGCGGGCGGCGTGCTGGTCCACGATCCGGTCCTGACGAACTCGCCGCTCGGCTTCTGGCGTTACGGGCACGGCCGCGAACTGGCCAGCATCCTCATGTACGGCGGCGTCGGCCTGATGGTGTGGGCGTGGATCCTGCTGGGCCGCGAGGTGCTGGCCCACCGGGCGCGTGGCCGTGCGGTGCTCGTCACAGCCGCCGTCTGGATGGCGCCGCTGCTGTTCGCGCCGCCGCTGTTCACCCGCGACATCTTCAGCTACCTCGCACAGGGTGGCCTTCCGCTGGCCGGCTTCGACCCGTACGCGGTGGGTCCTGAGGCGCTGCCGGGGATCTTCGCCGACAACGTCCACTACTTCTGGCAGGACACCCCCGCGCCGTACGGGCCCCTGTTCATCCTGATCGCGAAGGCCGTGGCGTGGCTCACGGGCGACACGATCATCCTCGGCGTCGTGCTGATGCGGCTAGCGCTGCTGCCCGGCCTGCTGCTGTTCGTGTGGGCGCTGCCGGAGCTCACCCGCCGCCTCGGCGGCCGGGTGTCGGTGGCGCTGTGGGTGGCCGTGGCCAACCCCGTCATGGTCATCCACATGGTGGGCGGCGGCCACAACGACCTGCTGGTGGTCGGCCTGCTCACCGCGGGCGCACTGGTCGCGTTGCGCGGTGGCCACATCGCCGGGATCGCGCTCGTCACTGGCGCGATGGCGGTGAAGGCCAGCGCCGCGATCGCGCTGCCGTTCCTCGTGCTCGTCTGGGCCGCGCACTTGTCCGGTTCGCAGCGGGTCCGGATCGCCAAGGCGATCGCGGCGGGCGGTGCGGTCTTCGTCGCGGTGTTCGCCGCGTGCACGCTCGCCGCCGGTGTCTCGCTCGGCTGGCTGCCGGCCCTGAGCGCACCGTCGATGATCGTCAACTGGATGTCGCTCCCCACCGCGGTCGGCGAGTTCACCCACTCGCTGATCAGCATGATCGTGAACGTCCCGAAGCAGCCGTTCATCAACGTCGCGCGCGTGCTCGGCGGGATGCTGCTGGTCTACATCGCGGTGCGGCAGTGGTGGGCGGCGCGCGTCGGTGGGCCGGACGCCATCCGCCGGGCAGGTGTGGTGCTACTGGCCACCGCCGTGCTGTCCCCCGCGATGCTGCCGTGGTACGTCAGCTGGGGCATGGCGCTGCTGGCGGCCGCCGCGTGGTCGGTGCGCGGGCTGCAGATCACCGTGTTCTTCTCGGTGATGCTCACCATCTGCTACTACTCCAACGGCGAGGACGCGCTCTACAACCCGCCCTACCTCATCGCATGGGGGCTGGTGGGCCTGCTCGCGGCCGTGTCGCTCGTGCGCCCCGACCCGCTGCACCTGTCGGCGGGCGCTTGGCAACGGGCCCGGCAGCCGTTCCCCGCGGCCGTCGTCGACGGTGCCGAACGCGGCACGAGCTGAGCTCGCCGCCGCCGGGATCACCGACCCGGCGCTACGGGCCGGCTACGCCGTCTGCCGGGCGCTGAACGCCCACCACGGGCGCACGTACTTCCTCGCAACGCGGCTGCTCCCGGCCGCGCGGCGGCCGGCCGTGCACGCGCTGTACGGGTTCGCGCGGTACGCCGACGAGATCGTCGACGACCTCGGCGACACCCGCCCCGCCGCCGAGAAGGCGGCCGAGCTCGACGCGCTGGGCCTCCGGTTGCAGCGGGCGCTGGCCGGGGCTCCCGCGGAACACCCGGTACTCGCCGCCGTCGCCGACACCGCCCGGCGGTACGCGCTCGATCCCGCCCACTTCGCCGACTTCCTCGCGTCGATGCGGATGGACACCGAGATCACGGAGTACGCCACGTTCGACGAGCTGGGCCGGTACATGCACGGCTCGGCGGCGGTGATCGGCCTGCTGATGCTGCCCGTCCTCGGCACGACGGTGCCGAGGGAGGAGGCCGAGGAACCGGCCGCGGCGCTCGGCGTGGCGTTCCAGCTCACGAACTTCCTGCGCGACGTCGGCGAGGACCTCGACCGGGGCCGCGTCTACCTGCCCACCGAGGAGCTCGCGGCGTTCGGGGTCGACCGCGAGCTACTGGCCTCCTGCCGCCGCACGCGTACGCAGGACCCGCGGGTGCGCGGGGCACTGGCCCACCTCGTGGCGCACACCCGTGCGGTCTACCGCCGCGCGGCACCCGGGATCGGGATGCTCGAACCGGTGTCGCGCGCGTGCGTTGCCTGTGCGTTCACCCTCTACCGCGGCATCCTCGACGAGATCGCGGCCACCGACTACGACATCCTGAACCGCCGTGTCTCGGTCCCCCGGCGCACCCGCATCGCGGTGGCCGTCCCGGGCCTCGTCCGCGCACTTGCCGCGCGCATCCGGGCCTGACCAGCTACCGCGACACACCCGCACGGAGACCGCGACTCGCGGACGGGGAGCCTTCGGCCCCGCGTCAGAAGGCCATGGCCTGCGCTCTGCGCTTCACCTCGCGGTGCCGGCCGGCGCGCAGGGAGGCCACCGGGGTACCCGGCAGCGAGTCGTCCTCCTCGAAGAGCCAGCGCAGGATGTCCGGGTCCGCGTAGCCACCGTCACGCATGACGGTGATGGTGCCCGACAACCCCTTGATCACCGCGCCGTCGTCCCCGAGGAAGTCGGTCGGGACGACGACCGCTCCCTCGCGCCGGAACGACAGCAGATGGCCGTCGCGGACGAGCTGGTGTACCCGGGAGACCGGCTGGCCCAGCAGCTGTGCGACCTCCGCCACGGGCAGGGTCGCGATGTCCTCCGACAGGCCGACAACGTCGTTCACGGGGCGATACGATGCCACAGGCGCGCCGCGAGGGCGAAGCCGAAAGCGCGGACGGTACCGTCATCGCGTGAACGCCCCGCCTGCCGCGCTGCTCGACGCGCGCTACCGGGTGGGCTCGTTGCTCGCTCGCGGCGGAATGTCCACGGTGTACCGGGGCACCGACACGCGGCTGGACCGGCCGGTCGCCATCAAGGTGCTGGATCCCCGGCTGGCGGCCGATCCCGCGTTCCGCGGCCGGCTCGAGCGCGAGGCCCGTTCGGCGGCACGCATCGACCACCCCGCCGTCGTGGACGTGTACGACCAGGGCCAGGCCCCCAGCGGTGCCGGCACCGGCCTCGGCGGTGACGGGCCGCTGCTGTTCCTCGTCATGGAGCTGGTGGAGGGCGGCACGCTGCGCGACGTCCTGCGGGCTCGGGGCGCGCTCGGGGTGCCTGCCGCGTTCGCCGTGATGGAGCGCGTGCTCTCCGGTCTGGCGGCCGCTCACCGGCTCGGTCTCGTGCACCGCGACGTCAAGCCGGAGAACGTGCTGATCAGCCGCACGGGCGAGGTCAAGGTCGCCGATTTCGGCCTTGTCACCGCGAGCTCCCAGGCCCCCAGCACGGCCGGGATGATCATGGGTACGGTCGCGTACCTCTCCCCCGAGCAGGTCGCCACCGGCAACGCCGACGCCCGCAGCGACGTGTACGCGGCCGGGATCATGCTGTACGAGCTGCTCACGGGGGCACCGCCGTACAGCGGCGACACCGCGATCTCGGTGGCCTACCGGCACGTGAACTCCGACGTGCCGCCGCCGTCGCAGATCGCGGGCGAGGTACCCCCCGAGCTGGACGAGCTCGTGCTGCGCTGCACCCGCCGCGACCCTGCCGTCCGGCCGATCGACGCGGCGGCGATGCTCGCGGAGCTGCACCGCGTGGCCGTGCGGCTGGAGGTCCCGCGGGTGCCACCGCCCGTGCCGCCCCCGCGTCCGGTCGAGGAGCAGGACACCGTGCCCGCGGCGCCCGAACGCCTTGCCGCCGGTACGGCCGTCAGCGCCGCCCTCCCCGCCCCGGGACCGCGAGGCACCCGCGCACTCCCCCGCCCGCACGACGGCGACCCGAGACCGCACGTGCGGGCCCGGAAGCGCAGCCGAAAGGCCTTCGCGGTGTGGACGGCGATCGTCCTCGTGCTGGCGCTGCTGGTCGGCGTCACGGCGTGGTGGCTGGGCAACGGGCGCTTCACGGAGATGCCGAGCCTCGTGGGGCTGGAGGCCGCGGCGGCGCAGCAACTGCTCACCGACTCCGACCTCGTCGCACGGGTGACCGAGGCCTACCACGACGACGTCGCGGAAGGCCTCGTCAGCGCCACCGACCCGGCCGCGCTTGCGCAGTTGCCGCGGGGCAGCACCGTCCAGGTCACCGTGTCGACCGGGCGTCCCACGGTGCCTCGGATCACTCCGGGCACGTCGGTGGCCGACGCTGAGCAGGCGCTGCGGGACGCCGGCCTCACACCCGTGCACGGCTCGGACGACACCGACGACAGCGACTCCG encodes:
- a CDS encoding polyprenyl synthetase family protein — protein: MVPVSRAGTVHHPLPEPGGQPADSEVVAAIQAALTTYLRSRTADAGTIDPVFGEATEALADFVLRGGKRIRPTFAWWGWRGAGGPVEAPEALAVLRAISALELIQASALIHDDLMDASATRRGRPTVHVEFARKHAAARWRGQPARFGAAAAILLGDLALAWADDMLHAAGLSPAAMRRAAPAWRAMRTEVLGGQYLDVLHQSTGDTSVRAALQIDRYKTAAYTVERPLHLGAAIADAPPELVSAYRRFGADIGVAFQLRDDLLGVFGDPEVTGKPAGDDLREGKRTLLVAVAIERAEQRGQQDARQAILEAVGDPGLDDAGVERVRGLLTELGAVQAVEQRIAALTGSALDALSAADVAEPAASQLAELAVTATRRRS
- the crtI gene encoding phytoene desaturase family protein yields the protein MTYRVPGRTDHVVVVGAGLAGLSTALHLLGAGRQVTVLERADHPGGRAGRLDLRSPHGTYHADPGPTVLTMPELLDEAFAAVGEKRDERLDLVRLDPAYRARFADGSTIHVRTDAHAMAEEVRTTCGPAAAAGYERMRAWLTRLYEVEIDRFIGANHDSPLGLVGPDLARLAALGGFARLGPRVARMLPDERLQRIFSFQSLYAGVPPHRALGAYGVIAYMDTIAGVYFPRGGMRRVAQSLADAAVAAGAMIHYGRAATGLERRGGRVTAVRHTGAEGGERLPCDAVVLTPDLPVVHDLIGRAPRRPVPLRWSPSAVVLHAGLRTPRPELAHHTISFGAAWRRTFREIIDDGRLMSDPSLLVTRPTATDPALAPAGSELLYVLAPCPNLAHGGIDWARVGPAYRDELLAVLADRGMELRADLDVTSLVTPADWAAAGHAAGTPFSAAHTLAQTGPFRPRNLVRGLENAVLAGCGTTPGVGIPPVLISGRLAAQRITGAAHRRYTRARRVPTGG
- the mptB gene encoding polyprenol phosphomannose-dependent alpha 1,6 mannosyltransferase MptB is translated as MKPPSPVDGSTLPDTAAERAAAPSGAPDILDVPPPVEPAPAVRRSWRDQLGHPASQPLLLGFTAALMLLIGGFGAGGVLVHDPVLTNSPLGFWRYGHGRELASILMYGGVGLMVWAWILLGREVLAHRARGRAVLVTAAVWMAPLLFAPPLFTRDIFSYLAQGGLPLAGFDPYAVGPEALPGIFADNVHYFWQDTPAPYGPLFILIAKAVAWLTGDTIILGVVLMRLALLPGLLLFVWALPELTRRLGGRVSVALWVAVANPVMVIHMVGGGHNDLLVVGLLTAGALVALRGGHIAGIALVTGAMAVKASAAIALPFLVLVWAAHLSGSQRVRIAKAIAAGGAVFVAVFAACTLAAGVSLGWLPALSAPSMIVNWMSLPTAVGEFTHSLISMIVNVPKQPFINVARVLGGMLLVYIAVRQWWAARVGGPDAIRRAGVVLLATAVLSPAMLPWYVSWGMALLAAAAWSVRGLQITVFFSVMLTICYYSNGEDALYNPPYLIAWGLVGLLAAVSLVRPDPLHLSAGAWQRARQPFPAAVVDGAERGTS
- a CDS encoding phytoene/squalene synthase family protein; this translates as MPNAARAELAAAGITDPALRAGYAVCRALNAHHGRTYFLATRLLPAARRPAVHALYGFARYADEIVDDLGDTRPAAEKAAELDALGLRLQRALAGAPAEHPVLAAVADTARRYALDPAHFADFLASMRMDTEITEYATFDELGRYMHGSAAVIGLLMLPVLGTTVPREEAEEPAAALGVAFQLTNFLRDVGEDLDRGRVYLPTEELAAFGVDRELLASCRRTRTQDPRVRGALAHLVAHTRAVYRRAAPGIGMLEPVSRACVACAFTLYRGILDEIAATDYDILNRRVSVPRRTRIAVAVPGLVRALAARIRA
- a CDS encoding Rv2175c family DNA-binding protein: MNDVVGLSEDIATLPVAEVAQLLGQPVSRVHQLVRDGHLLSFRREGAVVVPTDFLGDDGAVIKGLSGTITVMRDGGYADPDILRWLFEEDDSLPGTPVASLRAGRHREVKRRAQAMAF
- the pknB gene encoding Stk1 family PASTA domain-containing Ser/Thr kinase produces the protein MNAPPAALLDARYRVGSLLARGGMSTVYRGTDTRLDRPVAIKVLDPRLAADPAFRGRLEREARSAARIDHPAVVDVYDQGQAPSGAGTGLGGDGPLLFLVMELVEGGTLRDVLRARGALGVPAAFAVMERVLSGLAAAHRLGLVHRDVKPENVLISRTGEVKVADFGLVTASSQAPSTAGMIMGTVAYLSPEQVATGNADARSDVYAAGIMLYELLTGAPPYSGDTAISVAYRHVNSDVPPPSQIAGEVPPELDELVLRCTRRDPAVRPIDAAAMLAELHRVAVRLEVPRVPPPVPPPRPVEEQDTVPAAPERLAAGTAVSAALPAPGPRGTRALPRPHDGDPRPHVRARKRSRKAFAVWTAIVLVLALLVGVTAWWLGNGRFTEMPSLVGLEAAAAQQLLTDSDLVARVTEAYHDDVAEGLVSATDPAALAQLPRGSTVQVTVSTGRPTVPRITPGTSVADAEQALRDAGLTPVHGSDDTDDSDSVPEGAVLRTDPKAGTELRVGEPVTIVVSGGESDTVKVPDVVGKGFDDAADILDESDLDAEGRSAIPFLGRSDGQVVEQSPRAGTTVERGSTVTLTTV